A single region of the Nostoc sp. MS1 genome encodes:
- the gshA gene encoding glutamate--cysteine ligase — protein MVLLKGFEIEMYTGTSQGEIIGLSDKIVSDLKGFMREPDSRNVEYTTHPSTGYENLLCALLQPRKVLREYLQRLGNYTLIPGSTLHLSGGDRFFRSDPTNPYHGYIEQTYGTKVVTASVHINIGINDPEILMLACRVIRLEAPLFLALSASSPFLDGKATGYHSTRWGVFPQTPAYVPLFTSHAHHIRWVEEQLMAGTMQNVRHLWVSVRPNGNHRPYKLNRLELRICDLVIDPIALLAITALLEARLLQIIDNPDLDPLTNSTFSPDELIALTTNNELAAASASLDAQMQHWQDGRIILARDWIAELYQELWAIAKQQGFSCFLSPLHKILREGNEAQQWLQLHRVGFNCQRVITQAIVATQECEVELENKLCSSLLA, from the coding sequence GTGGTACTTTTAAAAGGCTTTGAGATTGAGATGTATACCGGTACGTCTCAAGGTGAAATTATTGGTCTCTCCGATAAGATTGTCTCCGACTTAAAGGGATTTATGAGAGAACCAGACAGTCGTAATGTAGAATATACAACTCATCCATCCACAGGTTACGAAAATCTCTTATGTGCCTTACTACAACCGCGAAAAGTTTTACGAGAATATCTCCAGCGTTTGGGTAACTACACTCTCATACCAGGAAGTACGCTGCATTTGAGTGGAGGCGATCGCTTCTTTCGTTCCGACCCCACAAATCCATATCATGGCTATATTGAGCAAACCTACGGCACAAAGGTAGTTACAGCTAGCGTACATATAAATATAGGTATTAATGATCCAGAAATATTAATGCTGGCTTGTCGCGTCATCCGTTTAGAAGCACCGCTATTTCTTGCCCTGAGTGCGTCATCGCCCTTTCTTGATGGCAAAGCCACTGGCTACCACTCAACTCGTTGGGGAGTCTTTCCCCAAACTCCCGCCTACGTGCCATTATTTACTAGCCACGCCCATCATATTCGATGGGTAGAAGAACAATTAATGGCTGGGACAATGCAAAATGTTCGGCATTTATGGGTATCAGTGCGTCCAAATGGAAATCACCGTCCTTATAAGCTAAATCGTCTAGAACTAAGAATTTGCGATTTAGTCATAGATCCTATTGCTTTACTGGCAATTACCGCATTGTTAGAAGCCCGTTTGTTGCAGATAATAGATAATCCCGATTTAGATCCCTTAACTAACAGCACCTTCTCTCCAGACGAACTGATAGCCCTCACCACTAATAATGAATTAGCCGCAGCTAGTGCCAGTCTTGATGCCCAGATGCAACATTGGCAAGATGGCAGAATAATTTTAGCAAGAGATTGGATTGCAGAATTATATCAAGAACTTTGGGCAATCGCTAAACAACAAGGGTTTAGCTGTTTTCTTTCTCCTTTGCATAAAATTTTGCGCGAAGGCAATGAGGCCCAACAGTGGCTACAACTACATCGCGTCGGTTTTAACTGTCAGCGTGTAATTACCCAAGCTATTGTGGCTACACAAGAATGCGAAGTAGAACTAGAAAACAAATTGTGTTCTTCCTTACTAGCTTAA
- the cysE gene encoding serine O-acetyltransferase has translation MLVKTLKADFEIIFERDPAASNWLEVLFCYPGLQALFCHRIAHWLYCLKLPLIPRLISYFSRWLTGIEIHPGAKIGSHVFIDHGMGVVIGETAVVDDYALIYQGVTLGGTGKEVGKRHPSLGKYVIVGAGAKVLGNIQIGDNVRIGAGAVVLQNIPSNCTVVGIPGRIVRYQRQSNDCLEHHKLPDPEAETISYLSKKIKFLEEEIEFLKVLLLQNQKNSAAIELSKASINEVHLSIANNQDSKLLNL, from the coding sequence ATGCTAGTAAAAACTCTCAAAGCTGATTTTGAAATTATTTTTGAACGAGACCCCGCCGCAAGTAATTGGTTAGAAGTATTGTTTTGCTATCCAGGTTTACAAGCACTATTTTGTCATCGTATAGCACATTGGTTGTATTGTCTAAAGTTACCTTTAATTCCTCGCCTGATTTCTTATTTTAGCCGTTGGTTAACTGGAATAGAAATTCATCCAGGGGCAAAAATTGGTTCGCACGTATTTATTGATCACGGTATGGGTGTTGTTATCGGAGAAACAGCAGTTGTTGATGACTACGCTTTAATTTATCAAGGTGTAACGCTTGGTGGTACTGGTAAAGAAGTAGGAAAACGTCACCCTAGTCTTGGAAAGTATGTCATTGTAGGTGCTGGCGCAAAGGTATTGGGAAATATCCAAATTGGCGATAACGTTCGTATTGGTGCGGGTGCTGTTGTTTTACAAAATATTCCATCTAATTGCACTGTAGTAGGTATTCCTGGTCGAATTGTTCGCTATCAAAGGCAATCAAATGATTGTCTTGAACATCATAAATTACCAGATCCAGAAGCAGAAACTATTTCTTATTTATCTAAAAAGATAAAATTCTTAGAGGAAGAAATTGAGTTTTTGAAAGTATTATTGTTGCAAAACCAAAAGAATTCCGCAGCGATTGAATTGTCAAAAGCTTCTATTAATGAAGTGCATTTATCTATTGCCAATAATCAAGATTCAAAATTATTAAACTTATGA
- a CDS encoding MFS transporter, producing MEQRAVAKRMRVFIIIWLGQLVSLLGSGLTSFALGVWVYQRTGSVTDFSLISLFTTLPLVLASPVAGAFVDRWDRRKTMFYSDLGAGISTIAIALLLFFGRLELWHIYLATAVSSICKAFQLPAYTAASTTLVPKEHLHRVGGLTQMGQSVAELASPVLAGILVVTIKIQGVLLIDFCTFCFALITLLIVKFPKYETTTIDAIKKSSLLGDISSGWHYITTRPGLLGLQMFFAATNFLQGIVEVLATPLILSFVSPAVAGSILSIGGSGMLFGSIVMSIWKGPKRRVNVVFCFLFLNGLSMIVAGLRASPALFTLAVFLFCYGLPMINGSNQIIIQRKVPLDLQGRVFALSKMISGISFPVAYLVAGPLSDYVFEPLMAVNGPLADSIGQIIGIGKGRGIALLFIVIGTLTMIATVLAYQYPRLRRVEDEIPDISF from the coding sequence ATGGAACAACGTGCTGTTGCAAAAAGGATGCGGGTTTTTATTATTATTTGGTTGGGACAACTTGTGTCTCTGCTGGGTTCTGGTCTGACAAGCTTTGCATTGGGCGTTTGGGTCTATCAACGCACGGGGTCGGTAACTGACTTTTCACTGATTTCTTTATTCACTACCTTACCGTTGGTTTTGGCTTCACCCGTAGCAGGTGCTTTTGTAGACCGTTGGGATCGACGGAAAACAATGTTTTATAGCGATCTAGGGGCTGGTATAAGTACTATAGCGATCGCTTTACTCTTGTTTTTCGGTCGGTTGGAATTGTGGCATATTTATTTAGCAACAGCCGTTAGTTCTATCTGTAAAGCTTTTCAATTACCAGCCTACACCGCAGCTAGTACTACTTTAGTGCCTAAAGAGCATCTCCATCGGGTAGGTGGTCTAACTCAAATGGGCCAATCTGTCGCTGAACTGGCTTCACCTGTACTCGCGGGGATACTAGTTGTCACGATTAAAATTCAGGGTGTACTTTTAATCGACTTCTGTACTTTCTGTTTTGCTTTAATTACGCTACTGATTGTTAAATTTCCCAAATATGAAACCACAACTATTGATGCTATCAAGAAATCTTCGCTGCTAGGTGATATCTCCTCTGGTTGGCATTACATTACAACACGGCCTGGACTACTAGGATTGCAGATGTTTTTCGCAGCCACTAACTTTCTGCAAGGAATTGTAGAAGTGTTGGCGACACCGCTCATTCTTTCTTTTGTTTCGCCTGCTGTTGCTGGTAGTATACTTTCTATTGGCGGTAGTGGGATGCTCTTTGGCAGCATTGTGATGAGTATCTGGAAGGGCCCTAAACGCCGTGTCAATGTTGTATTTTGTTTCTTGTTCCTCAACGGATTAAGCATGATTGTCGCTGGGTTGCGCGCTTCGCCTGCTCTTTTTACTCTTGCTGTTTTCCTTTTCTGTTATGGTCTACCAATGATCAACGGTTCTAACCAAATAATCATTCAACGCAAGGTTCCCCTTGATTTACAGGGAAGGGTTTTTGCTTTGAGTAAAATGATTTCTGGAATTTCCTTCCCGGTCGCTTATCTTGTGGCCGGGCCTCTGTCAGACTATGTTTTTGAGCCGCTAATGGCTGTTAACGGGCCTTTAGCTGACAGCATTGGACAGATTATTGGTATTGGCAAAGGGCGCGGCATTGCTTTACTGTTCATTGTTATAGGAACCTTGACGATGATAGCGACAGTTCTTGCTTACCAGTATCCTCGTCTACGACGGGTAGAGGATGAAATCCCAGATATAAGCTTTTAA
- a CDS encoding vanadium-dependent haloperoxidase produces MKKQSSKFVIDLNEIEDSSLVRYPQRQVSDRYNYTDWSNSTKTALILNLIDIPYTQFDVKDVDFKTKLWTGDTGDRTGIALINNSIKIDGTQAQQLITASGSQTLSSLSSKTKNQNCRTDLSITFGKIEEPTIFPDERGKVNVIVRNQGQAKYKGPLTINLYASTDSVLDDSPLNTLNPALEGTDELLGSLNLSYLNLAPGESKTFTINFAEAKFRTPSVVSPGAYYLLAEVDPNNTIVESNENNNLNNIFVSTPGTDVVLDWNSTLFNAIQANNIKIEKELAQGDIEGALELAALDPRNAAIIHLAIYDAVNAIDRSHDPYFANIDPSETVGASLEAAVVGAAYQTLINLYPGEKDAFEAQKTRSLAEIPNGKAKELGYSLGVRVANQILELRSNDGAIEAFFKPYTAQPIPGVWRPTINSSTGEIGGEALLPGWGDVTPFAISSVEDVLQGTGIKDPPALDSIQYAEELEQVRLFGGLEDTDITDVVRTSQQTEIAKFWAYDRSGTFGEPYNLIAQRTALQQGNTLTENARLFALMNMAIADAGVVAFDAKYTYNQWRPITGIREADTDGNPYTVQDPNWKSLLDTPSHPDYMAAHSALGAAAGTVLASFYGTDNISFSLTSQELPGVARYFLGFREFVEENSISRFYGGVHLPSSSEAGLIAGTSVGNYVVDNFLV; encoded by the coding sequence ATGAAAAAACAATCGTCTAAGTTTGTGATAGATTTGAATGAGATTGAAGATTCTTCTCTAGTACGTTATCCGCAGCGTCAAGTTAGCGATCGCTACAATTACACAGACTGGTCAAACTCTACAAAAACTGCACTAATCCTCAATCTAATAGATATACCCTATACTCAATTTGACGTTAAGGATGTTGATTTTAAAACAAAATTATGGACTGGTGATACTGGCGATCGCACTGGCATAGCATTAATAAATAATTCAATAAAGATAGATGGAACTCAAGCACAGCAACTAATTACTGCTTCAGGTAGCCAAACTTTATCTTCTTTATCTAGCAAAACTAAAAATCAAAATTGTAGGACAGATTTATCAATTACTTTTGGCAAAATTGAAGAACCTACAATTTTTCCAGACGAACGCGGAAAGGTTAACGTTATTGTTAGGAATCAAGGTCAAGCAAAGTACAAAGGGCCTTTAACTATCAACCTTTATGCTTCAACAGACTCAGTTTTAGATGATTCACCACTAAATACCCTCAACCCGGCATTAGAAGGAACAGACGAATTACTTGGCAGTTTGAATCTGTCATATTTGAATTTAGCACCAGGTGAATCTAAAACTTTTACAATCAACTTTGCTGAGGCTAAATTTCGTACTCCTAGTGTGGTGTCACCGGGCGCTTATTATCTATTAGCTGAAGTTGATCCAAACAACACCATTGTTGAAAGCAATGAAAACAACAACCTCAACAACATTTTTGTTTCTACGCCAGGGACTGATGTTGTACTCGATTGGAATTCCACCCTATTTAATGCCATACAGGCAAATAACATCAAAATCGAAAAGGAACTCGCACAGGGGGATATTGAAGGAGCATTAGAACTAGCGGCTCTTGATCCGCGTAACGCCGCAATAATACACTTGGCAATATATGATGCTGTCAATGCTATTGACCGTAGCCACGATCCTTATTTTGCCAACATAGACCCATCGGAAACAGTTGGTGCATCTCTGGAGGCCGCAGTAGTTGGCGCAGCCTACCAAACATTAATCAATCTATATCCAGGAGAAAAAGACGCATTCGAGGCGCAAAAAACTCGGTCTTTGGCAGAGATTCCCAACGGTAAAGCTAAAGAACTTGGCTATAGTTTAGGGGTACGCGTTGCTAATCAAATACTAGAATTAAGGAGTAATGATGGCGCAATAGAAGCATTTTTTAAACCTTATACAGCCCAGCCTATTCCTGGTGTTTGGCGACCAACTATTAATAGTAGTACAGGTGAGATCGGTGGCGAAGCATTATTGCCTGGTTGGGGTGATGTTACTCCATTTGCAATATCTAGTGTGGAAGATGTTTTACAAGGTACTGGGATAAAAGACCCTCCAGCGTTAGATAGCATTCAGTATGCAGAAGAACTGGAACAAGTTCGATTATTTGGTGGTTTAGAAGACACCGATATTACTGATGTTGTCCGCACTTCACAACAGACTGAAATCGCAAAATTCTGGGCTTACGATCGCTCCGGCACATTTGGAGAACCTTATAACCTGATTGCTCAAAGGACAGCTTTACAACAAGGTAATACTCTAACAGAAAATGCTCGGCTGTTTGCACTCATGAATATGGCGATCGCTGATGCAGGTGTCGTTGCATTCGATGCAAAATATACATACAATCAATGGCGACCAATTACTGGAATTCGAGAAGCTGATACAGACGGTAATCCATACACAGTTCAAGATCCTAATTGGAAATCGCTGCTAGATACTCCATCACATCCTGACTACATGGCAGCACACTCTGCATTAGGTGCTGCGGCTGGTACAGTTTTGGCTTCTTTCTATGGTACTGATAACATCAGTTTTAGCCTCACTTCCCAAGAATTACCTGGTGTTGCCCGCTATTTTCTAGGCTTTAGAGAGTTTGTAGAAGAAAACTCTATCAGCCGTTTTTATGGTGGGGTTCATCTACCTTCATCAAGTGAAGCTGGGTTAATTGCAGGTACATCTGTTGGTAATTATGTAGTTGATAATTTCTTAGTGTAG
- a CDS encoding ferric reductase-like transmembrane domain-containing protein: MRQVIINCKFYLTSSILALTTYLIILSLAFFCNPVPLANLLGFFALLAYIATLIPSIFKMIFPKFRSNKSIIWLLKKRRYVGMTAFFFGSNHGLLLILQRQINLLSPLTYIEYFQGMTIMFIFSILAITSNDWSVKNLKTYWKKIHQLTYFVIFLLPWHILDKMSLKWTYLTPFAVAFSLINLCVFIFLKYKKQINS; this comes from the coding sequence ATGCGACAAGTAATTATTAACTGCAAATTTTATCTTACTTCAAGTATATTAGCTTTAACTACCTACTTAATTATTTTATCTTTAGCTTTTTTTTGTAATCCTGTGCCTTTGGCGAATCTCTTAGGCTTCTTTGCATTATTGGCTTATATAGCTACGCTAATACCAAGTATATTTAAAATGATATTTCCAAAATTTAGAAGTAACAAAAGTATAATTTGGTTATTAAAAAAGCGACGTTATGTTGGAATGACAGCTTTCTTTTTTGGTTCAAATCATGGGTTGTTGTTGATACTTCAAAGACAAATTAATTTGCTATCCCCTTTAACTTATATTGAATATTTTCAAGGTATGACTATAATGTTTATCTTCAGTATTTTAGCAATAACATCAAATGATTGGAGCGTGAAAAACCTAAAAACATATTGGAAAAAGATACATCAATTAACTTACTTTGTTATATTCTTACTGCCTTGGCATATTTTAGATAAAATGTCATTAAAATGGACTTATTTAACACCCTTTGCAGTAGCATTTTCATTAATCAATCTCTGCGTTTTTATATTTTTAAAATACAAGAAACAAATTAATAGCTAA
- a CDS encoding carbon-nitrogen hydrolase family protein, translated as MKPYLAAAIQMTSVPNLEQNLAQAEKLVETAVEQGAKLVGLPENFSFMGEVKDKLAQAEEISVASKKFLKQMAQRFQITILGGGFPIPIADKSKVYNTALLLDPQGKEINYYQKVHLFDVNVPDGNSYTESSSVVPGQHLPSVYVSKELGNIGVSICYDVRFPELYRYIADKGGNIIFVPAAFTAFTGKDHWQVLLQARAIENTSYIIAPAQTGINYGQRQTYGHAMIIDPWGVILADAGDKPGVAIAKISPERLEQVRAQMPSLKHRVFI; from the coding sequence ATGAAACCTTATTTAGCAGCTGCTATTCAAATGACAAGTGTGCCTAATTTGGAACAAAATTTAGCTCAGGCAGAGAAATTAGTTGAGACGGCTGTAGAGCAAGGTGCTAAATTAGTGGGTTTACCAGAAAACTTTTCTTTTATGGGAGAAGTAAAGGATAAACTTGCACAAGCGGAAGAGATTTCTGTTGCTAGCAAAAAGTTTTTGAAACAAATGGCTCAACGTTTCCAAATTACTATATTAGGTGGTGGTTTTCCTATTCCCATTGCTGATAAAAGTAAAGTATATAACACGGCTTTACTTCTTGATCCTCAAGGTAAAGAAATCAATTACTATCAGAAGGTACATTTATTCGATGTGAATGTTCCTGATGGCAATAGTTACACAGAATCTAGTAGTGTTGTACCCGGACAGCATTTACCTTCAGTCTATGTTTCCAAAGAGTTGGGTAACATAGGAGTCTCTATTTGTTACGATGTACGTTTTCCTGAGTTATATAGGTATATTGCAGATAAAGGTGGAAATATTATATTTGTTCCTGCTGCCTTTACTGCTTTTACTGGCAAAGACCACTGGCAAGTTTTATTGCAAGCTAGAGCAATCGAAAATACTTCTTATATCATTGCTCCTGCTCAAACCGGAATTAACTATGGTCAACGCCAAACTTACGGTCATGCTATGATTATTGATCCCTGGGGAGTAATTTTAGCTGATGCTGGCGATAAACCAGGAGTAGCGATAGCTAAAATAAGTCCAGAACGTCTTGAGCAAGTTCGCGCTCAAATGCCATCTCTAAAACATCGAGTTTTTATCTAG
- a CDS encoding glutathione S-transferase family protein has protein sequence MSLELYHFPDSLCSQKVRIALAEKGLEWKSHIVNLLTFENLQPNYIRINPKGVVPTLVNNGNIICNSAIVIKYLDQNFPETSLTPVDPALQEKMNQWISLQDSFPMRELIYGNLKGLDGFVARRSVMMKQDIISKLMREHPDLHNQYATKLKDVKDWNITVLEKAKVKSINNTMNPILDKLENEVSNSMWLCGDEYSLADVVWTAVLNYLVQLQIDDFAIKKDRKAIYLYIDRLKARPSFKTAIQDYLETKVMQPIILAGLRRIFLGF, from the coding sequence ATGAGCTTAGAACTTTATCACTTCCCCGACTCTCTTTGTTCTCAAAAGGTACGTATAGCTTTAGCTGAAAAAGGGCTTGAGTGGAAAAGCCACATTGTGAATTTATTGACTTTTGAAAATTTACAACCGAATTATATTCGGATTAATCCTAAAGGAGTTGTACCAACTTTAGTCAATAATGGTAATATAATCTGCAACTCAGCTATTGTCATTAAATATCTTGATCAAAACTTTCCTGAAACTAGTCTTACACCAGTAGATCCAGCGTTACAAGAGAAGATGAACCAATGGATTAGTCTTCAAGACTCTTTTCCAATGCGTGAATTAATTTATGGCAATTTGAAAGGACTTGACGGGTTTGTAGCCCGTCGCTCAGTAATGATGAAACAAGATATTATCAGTAAATTGATGCGTGAGCATCCAGACTTACACAATCAATATGCTACTAAATTGAAAGATGTAAAAGATTGGAATATCACAGTTTTAGAAAAGGCAAAAGTAAAAAGTATCAATAATACAATGAATCCAATTCTTGATAAGCTTGAAAACGAAGTTAGCAATAGTATGTGGCTTTGCGGAGATGAATATTCGCTTGCTGATGTAGTTTGGACAGCAGTACTTAATTATTTAGTACAGCTTCAAATTGATGATTTTGCTATCAAGAAAGATCGCAAAGCTATATATTTATATATAGACCGCTTGAAAGCTAGACCTAGTTTTAAAACAGCAATTCAAGATTACCTCGAAACAAAAGTTATGCAACCAATTATCCTGGCTGGTTTAAGAAGAATTTTTCTTGGTTTCTGA